Proteins encoded within one genomic window of Acidovorax sp. 107:
- a CDS encoding circularly permuted type 2 ATP-grasp protein: MNHLNDSPPTPDPSDSAAQLAAALAPAAAAGHFDELRGASVADTPSAPGTATAPIAHKSIANNPNITSTWAQFFDQLGPEGFQDLDRRMASLQRQVRDNGITYNVYADSNGPQRPWSVDLFPLILPQGDWAHIERGVLQRVRLLDRVMADVYGPQELLRKGLLPSALVQGHPGYLRAMHGVQPVGGTHLHIAAFDMARDAQGDWWVVTQRTQAPSGLGYLLENRLLISRLFPEAFSQMHVQRLAATYRALLDGLRRMSPAGQDARIVLLTPGPYNETYFEHAYLARYLGLTLVEGNDLTVRDARLYLKTLHGLQPVHGILKRLDDEFLDPLELRSDSRLGVPGLLQALRAGNVLVANAPGSAFLESSALLGFMPALSRHLLGEELALPSLPTWWCGEHTAMQAVLPQLAHSVIRPTWPMAQRVPVLGGALSAPDLAQWSARIEAQGDEYTVQAHLPLSQMPTWRTKDTEDAAPDSSPIAPRSVMLRVFAVCDGPGSWRVLPGGLARLAQGDSGITSMQRGGSSADVWVQTDGPVDTTTLLAHNQAAPAVVHRSRQVTSRAAENLFWLGRYTERTENVTRLARTTLQCLNGEDQTSQPLLAWLSAMGVSQGLVLPTVPAAGQARRVFERSLIAGLTLPEQVTSVGFNLRGIVGAASAVRDRLSQEHWNLIVRAEAEFFAPRTDAEDDGDYSPLDALRQLEVLSGHTAAMTGQQTDRMTRDDGWRLLSIGRHLERLGFLASALESGLQTGAVHDEGGFEAMVALFDSTITFHAQYQQRRDMPALLDLLVIDRDNPRSLAWVAQTLRGRIAKIEAAAGTPGESAATGIPDASDLSLAALCAQDADGRHAVLEQYLRGCVQGVVGLSDVLATRYFTHSADALRHSVGV; encoded by the coding sequence GTGAACCACCTCAACGACAGCCCCCCCACCCCCGACCCTTCCGACAGCGCAGCCCAGTTGGCGGCTGCACTGGCGCCTGCTGCGGCGGCCGGGCATTTTGACGAGTTGCGGGGTGCCAGCGTGGCGGACACGCCCAGCGCCCCCGGCACCGCTACCGCACCAATCGCTCACAAATCAATAGCAAACAACCCCAATATCACTAGCACCTGGGCCCAATTTTTTGATCAATTGGGGCCCGAGGGCTTCCAGGACCTGGACCGGCGCATGGCGAGCCTGCAGCGGCAGGTGCGCGACAACGGCATCACCTACAACGTCTATGCCGACAGCAATGGCCCGCAGCGGCCCTGGTCGGTGGACCTGTTCCCCCTCATCCTCCCGCAGGGCGACTGGGCCCATATTGAACGCGGCGTGTTGCAACGCGTCCGCCTGCTCGACCGCGTGATGGCCGACGTGTATGGGCCGCAGGAGCTGCTGCGCAAAGGCCTGCTGCCCAGTGCCCTGGTGCAGGGCCACCCGGGCTATCTGCGCGCCATGCACGGCGTGCAGCCCGTGGGCGGCACCCACCTGCACATCGCGGCGTTCGACATGGCGCGCGACGCGCAGGGCGACTGGTGGGTGGTCACGCAGCGCACACAGGCGCCGTCGGGCCTGGGCTACCTGCTGGAGAACCGGCTGCTCATCTCGCGCCTGTTCCCCGAGGCCTTCAGCCAGATGCATGTGCAGCGCCTGGCCGCCACCTACCGTGCACTGCTCGACGGGCTGCGGCGGATGAGCCCGGCCGGGCAGGATGCGCGCATCGTGCTGCTCACACCCGGCCCGTACAACGAGACCTACTTTGAGCACGCGTACCTGGCGCGCTACCTGGGCCTCACGCTGGTCGAGGGCAACGACCTCACCGTGCGCGATGCCCGCCTGTACCTCAAGACGCTGCACGGCCTGCAGCCCGTGCACGGCATCCTCAAGCGCCTGGACGACGAGTTTCTGGACCCGCTGGAGCTGCGCAGCGACTCACGCCTGGGCGTGCCCGGCCTGCTCCAGGCCCTCCGCGCGGGCAACGTGCTGGTGGCCAACGCACCCGGCTCGGCGTTCCTTGAATCGTCAGCGCTGCTGGGTTTCATGCCCGCGCTGTCGCGCCATCTGCTGGGTGAGGAGCTGGCCCTGCCGTCGCTGCCCACCTGGTGGTGCGGCGAGCACACAGCCATGCAGGCGGTGCTGCCGCAGCTGGCCCACAGCGTGATCCGGCCCACCTGGCCCATGGCGCAGCGCGTGCCCGTGCTGGGCGGCGCGCTGTCGGCGCCAGACCTGGCGCAGTGGTCCGCACGCATCGAAGCGCAGGGCGATGAATACACCGTGCAGGCCCACCTGCCGCTGTCGCAAATGCCCACCTGGCGCACCAAGGACACGGAGGATGCAGCGCCGGATAGCAGCCCCATCGCGCCCCGCTCGGTGATGCTGCGCGTGTTTGCGGTGTGCGATGGCCCCGGATCGTGGCGCGTGTTGCCGGGCGGGCTGGCACGCCTGGCCCAGGGCGACAGCGGCATCACATCCATGCAGCGCGGCGGCAGCAGTGCCGATGTGTGGGTGCAGACCGATGGCCCCGTGGACACCACCACGCTGCTGGCCCACAACCAGGCCGCGCCCGCCGTAGTGCACCGCAGCCGCCAAGTGACCAGCCGCGCGGCCGAAAACCTGTTCTGGCTGGGTCGCTACACCGAACGCACCGAGAACGTCACGCGCCTGGCGCGCACCACGCTGCAATGCCTGAACGGCGAGGACCAGACCTCGCAGCCACTACTGGCCTGGCTGAGCGCCATGGGCGTGAGCCAGGGGCTGGTGCTGCCCACGGTGCCCGCCGCGGGGCAGGCACGGCGCGTGTTCGAGCGCTCGCTGATCGCCGGGCTGACGCTGCCCGAGCAGGTGACCAGCGTGGGCTTCAACCTGCGCGGCATAGTAGGCGCCGCATCGGCTGTGCGCGACCGCCTGTCGCAAGAGCACTGGAACCTCATCGTGCGGGCCGAGGCGGAGTTTTTTGCACCCCGCACAGACGCCGAAGACGACGGCGACTATTCGCCGCTGGATGCGCTGCGCCAGCTGGAAGTGCTGAGCGGCCACACCGCCGCCATGACGGGCCAGCAGACCGACCGCATGACCCGCGACGACGGCTGGCGCCTGCTGTCCATAGGGCGGCATCTGGAGCGCCTGGGCTTTTTGGCCTCGGCACTGGAAAGCGGCCTGCAGACCGGCGCCGTGCACGATGAAGGCGGCTTTGAGGCCATGGTGGCGCTGTTTGACAGCACCATCACCTTCCACGCGCAGTACCAGCAGCGGCGCGACATGCCCGCCCTGCTGGACCTGCTGGTGATCGACCGCGACAACCCCCGCTCGCTGGCCTGGGTCGCGCAGACGCTGCGCGGGCGCATTGCCAAGATCGAAGCCGCTGCAGGTACGCCCGGCGAATCCGCCGCCACGGGCATTCCCGACGCGTCCGACCTGTCGCTGGCAGCCCTGTGCGCACAGGATGCCGACGGGCGCCATGCCGTGCTGGAACAGTACCTGCGTGGCTGTGTGCAGGGCGTGGTGGGACTGTCGGATGTACTGGCGACGCGGTATTTCACCCACTCTGCCGACGCGCTGCGGCACAGCGTTGGAGTTTGA
- a CDS encoding DUF2126 domain-containing protein, translated as MPIHAALHHVTHYQYDRLVGLGPQTIRLRPAPHCRSNVISYSLKVEPAQHFINWQQDPFANYQARLVFPEKTREFKVTVDLVVEMAVYNPFDFFLEPEAEHIPFKYSSDVQQELAPYLATDPVTPLVQAYLDKIDRSKQRSIDFLVKLNQQVAQDVRYLIRLEPGVQTPEETLQKASGSCRDSGWLLVQLLRHLGLAARFVSGYLIQLTPDVKALDGPSGTDHDFTDLHAWCEVYLPGAGWIGLDATSGLMAGEGHIPLACTPQPSGAAPIEGGVDKAEVEFSHEMRVTRIFESPRVTKPYTEDQWQAVLALGEQVDADLVAGDVRLTMGGEPTFVAVGDRDAPEWNTDALGPTKRGFATELTHKLRAEYGQGGFLHFGQGKWYPGEQLPRWALSICWRADGQPAWQNPALFADERDPSHYTSADAERFVRHLTRKLGITDRYIQPGYEDTFYYLWRERRLPINVDPFDARLDDELERARLRRVFEQKLDSVVGYVLPLQAGVGAGTLAGSVWSTGPWFFRDDRMLLIPGDSPMGYRLPLDALPWVKASDTEHLIPQDPTAPQGPLPAATTLRARYSVPAGPVTGDRDLPYLAGATAPGEARRVTQGTAGGDHARQAGQPDPHAGMQPPGKFQSAAGLSRTALCVEVRDQRRASGPKAEKVGEKYGVLYVFMPPLARLDDYLDLLAAIEATAEELGMKIVLEGYPPPRDARLKVLAVTPDPGVIEVNIHPATHWKELVQHTEFLYQAAWETRLSAEKFMTDGRHTGTGGGNHFVMGGATPADSPFLRKPELLASLLLYWHNHPSLSYLFSGLFIGPTSQSPRVDEARNDQLYELEIALREIEANRAVYGQEMPPWVVDRTLRNILVDVTGNTHRSEFSIDKMFSPDSSTGRLGLLELRAFEMPPHAHMSVVQQLLLRALIARFWKAPYRAPAARWGTELHDRWMLPTFIQQDMHDVVAEMNAAGYAFDPAWFAPQFEFRFPMVGTVQSMGVELTLRNALEPWHVMGEEGSAGGTVRYVDSSLERIEVRVTGMNESRHVVTVNGQPLPLQSTGTTGEFVAGVRYKAWNPPSALHPTIGAHAPLTFDIVDTWMNRSLGGCQYHVAHPGGRNYDTFPVNAYEAESRRLARFSRMGHTPGRLAVPPATIELPGSREFPFTLDLRRKMRR; from the coding sequence ATGCCCATCCACGCCGCGCTCCACCACGTCACGCATTACCAATACGACCGGCTGGTCGGCCTCGGGCCGCAGACGATCCGATTGCGGCCTGCGCCCCATTGCCGCAGCAATGTGATTTCGTACTCGCTCAAGGTCGAGCCCGCGCAGCACTTCATCAACTGGCAGCAGGACCCGTTTGCCAACTACCAGGCGCGGCTGGTGTTCCCAGAGAAGACGCGCGAGTTCAAGGTCACGGTGGACCTGGTGGTGGAAATGGCGGTGTACAACCCCTTCGACTTCTTCCTGGAGCCCGAGGCCGAGCACATCCCCTTCAAGTACAGCAGCGATGTGCAGCAGGAGCTGGCGCCCTACCTGGCCACCGACCCGGTGACGCCGCTGGTGCAGGCGTACCTGGACAAAATCGACCGCAGCAAACAACGCTCCATCGACTTCCTGGTCAAGCTCAACCAGCAGGTGGCGCAGGACGTGCGCTACCTGATCCGCCTGGAGCCCGGCGTGCAGACGCCCGAAGAGACGCTGCAAAAAGCCAGCGGCTCGTGCCGCGACTCAGGCTGGCTGCTGGTGCAGCTGCTGCGTCACCTGGGGCTGGCGGCGCGCTTTGTGTCGGGCTATCTGATCCAGCTCACGCCCGATGTGAAGGCGCTGGACGGCCCCAGTGGCACCGACCACGACTTCACCGACCTGCACGCCTGGTGCGAGGTCTACCTGCCCGGCGCGGGCTGGATTGGCCTGGACGCCACCAGTGGCCTGATGGCGGGCGAGGGCCACATCCCGCTGGCCTGCACGCCGCAACCCTCGGGGGCCGCGCCGATTGAAGGCGGCGTGGACAAGGCCGAGGTGGAGTTCAGCCACGAGATGCGCGTGACACGCATCTTTGAATCGCCCCGCGTGACCAAGCCCTACACCGAAGACCAGTGGCAAGCCGTGCTGGCCCTCGGCGAGCAGGTGGACGCCGACCTGGTGGCGGGCGACGTGCGGCTGACGATGGGCGGTGAGCCCACCTTTGTGGCCGTGGGCGACCGCGACGCGCCGGAGTGGAACACCGATGCGCTGGGCCCCACCAAGCGCGGCTTTGCCACCGAACTCACGCACAAGCTGCGCGCCGAATACGGCCAGGGCGGCTTTCTGCACTTTGGCCAGGGCAAGTGGTACCCGGGCGAGCAGCTGCCGCGCTGGGCACTGTCGATCTGCTGGCGCGCCGACGGCCAGCCCGCGTGGCAGAACCCCGCGCTGTTTGCCGACGAGCGTGACCCATCCCACTACACCAGCGCCGACGCCGAGCGTTTTGTGCGCCACCTCACGCGCAAGCTGGGCATCACCGACCGCTACATCCAGCCCGGGTATGAAGACACCTTCTACTACCTGTGGCGCGAGCGGCGCCTGCCCATCAACGTGGACCCGTTCGACGCGCGCCTGGACGATGAGCTGGAGCGCGCCCGCCTGCGCCGCGTGTTCGAGCAAAAGCTCGACAGCGTGGTGGGCTATGTGCTGCCGCTGCAAGCAGGTGTGGGCGCGGGCACGCTGGCGGGCAGTGTGTGGAGCACGGGGCCCTGGTTCTTCCGCGACGACCGCATGCTGCTCATCCCCGGCGATTCGCCCATGGGCTACCGCCTGCCGCTCGATGCCCTGCCCTGGGTGAAGGCATCGGACACCGAACACCTGATCCCGCAAGACCCGACCGCACCCCAAGGCCCGCTGCCCGCTGCGACCACGCTGCGAGCGCGGTATTCCGTGCCCGCAGGCCCCGTCACCGGCGACCGCGACCTGCCCTACCTGGCAGGTGCCACCGCACCGGGCGAAGCCCGGCGCGTAACGCAGGGCACTGCGGGTGGTGACCACGCGCGCCAGGCCGGGCAGCCCGACCCCCATGCGGGCATGCAGCCCCCAGGCAAGTTCCAGTCGGCGGCAGGCCTGTCGCGCACCGCCCTGTGCGTGGAGGTGCGCGACCAGCGCCGCGCGAGCGGCCCCAAGGCCGAAAAGGTGGGCGAGAAGTACGGCGTGCTCTACGTCTTCATGCCGCCACTGGCGCGCCTGGATGACTACCTGGACCTGCTGGCCGCCATCGAAGCGACGGCCGAAGAACTGGGCATGAAGATCGTGCTGGAAGGCTACCCGCCGCCACGCGACGCACGCCTGAAGGTGCTGGCGGTGACGCCCGACCCCGGCGTGATCGAAGTGAACATCCACCCCGCCACCCACTGGAAGGAGCTGGTGCAGCACACCGAGTTTCTGTACCAGGCCGCGTGGGAGACGCGCCTTTCGGCCGAGAAGTTCATGACCGATGGCCGCCACACCGGCACCGGCGGCGGCAACCACTTTGTGATGGGCGGCGCCACCCCGGCCGACTCGCCGTTTTTGCGCAAGCCCGAGCTGCTGGCCAGCCTGCTGCTGTACTGGCACAACCACCCCAGCCTGAGCTATTTGTTCAGCGGCCTGTTCATCGGCCCCACCAGCCAGTCGCCGCGTGTGGACGAGGCACGCAACGACCAGCTGTACGAGCTGGAGATTGCCCTGCGCGAGATCGAGGCCAACCGCGCCGTATATGGGCAGGAAATGCCGCCCTGGGTGGTAGACCGCACGCTGCGCAACATCCTGGTGGACGTGACGGGCAACACGCACCGCAGCGAATTCAGCATCGACAAGATGTTCTCGCCCGACAGCAGCACCGGCCGCCTGGGCCTCTTGGAGCTGCGCGCGTTCGAGATGCCGCCCCATGCCCACATGAGCGTGGTGCAACAGTTGCTGCTGCGCGCCCTGATCGCCCGCTTCTGGAAGGCGCCCTACCGCGCGCCCGCCGCCCGCTGGGGCACCGAGCTGCACGACCGCTGGATGCTGCCCACCTTCATCCAGCAGGACATGCACGACGTGGTGGCTGAGATGAACGCCGCAGGTTATGCGTTCGACCCCGCCTGGTTTGCGCCGCAGTTCGAGTTCCGCTTCCCCATGGTCGGCACGGTCCAATCGATGGGCGTGGAACTGACCCTGCGCAACGCGCTGGAGCCCTGGCATGTGATGGGCGAAGAGGGCTCTGCGGGTGGCACGGTGCGCTACGTGGACTCGTCGCTGGAGCGCATCGAGGTGCGCGTGACGGGCATGAACGAAAGCCGCCATGTGGTCACCGTCAACGGCCAGCCGCTGCCGCTGCAAAGCACGGGCACGACCGGCGAATTTGTGGCCGGTGTGCGCTACAAGGCCTGGAACCCACCTTCAGCCCTGCACCCGACCATTGGCGCGCACGCACCACTCACCTTCGACATCGTGGACACCTGGATGAACCGCTCTTTGGGTGGCTGCCAGTACCACGTGGCGCACCCCGGCGGGCGCAACTACGACACCTTCCCGGTCAACGCCTATGAGGCCGAAAGCCGCCGCCTCGCGCGGTTCTCGCGCATGGGCCACACGCCGGGCCGGCTGGCGGTGCCACCGGCGACCATCGAGCTGCCGGGCAGCCGGGAGTTTCCGTTCACGCTGGATCTGCGGCGCAAGATGCGGAGGTAG
- a CDS encoding alpha/beta fold hydrolase has product MSQSPQLLLLPGLAADERMWRGVLPLLPAALRPEVAIAHQDVNLHRIEDFAARLLAQHAGPLVLAGASMGGMVAMEAARQAPERVAGLALLGTTARPETPDMRALREGAIALFEQGRVREVIEPNVALAFHPVNAAKAELVQAYLDFVLDAGPDHLVRQNRAVIHRPDARLHLPQLACPVLVVCGAADQLTPPECSAEIAALVPGAEHHLLPDSGHMLTMEQPEVVTGLLVQWLARSGWM; this is encoded by the coding sequence ATGTCCCAATCCCCCCAACTTCTGCTCCTGCCCGGTCTGGCCGCCGATGAACGCATGTGGCGCGGCGTGCTGCCGCTGCTGCCCGCCGCGCTGCGCCCCGAGGTCGCCATCGCCCACCAGGATGTGAACCTGCATCGCATCGAGGACTTTGCCGCCCGCCTGCTGGCGCAGCACGCGGGGCCGCTGGTGCTGGCCGGCGCGTCGATGGGCGGCATGGTCGCCATGGAGGCCGCGCGCCAGGCGCCGGAACGGGTCGCAGGGCTGGCGCTGCTGGGCACCACCGCGCGGCCCGAGACACCCGACATGCGCGCCCTGCGCGAAGGCGCCATCGCGCTGTTTGAACAGGGCCGCGTGCGCGAGGTCATCGAGCCCAACGTGGCCTTGGCCTTCCACCCCGTGAACGCTGCCAAGGCTGAGCTGGTGCAGGCCTATCTGGACTTTGTGCTGGATGCGGGCCCCGACCACCTGGTGCGCCAGAACCGCGCCGTGATCCACCGCCCCGATGCGCGCTTGCACCTGCCCCAGCTGGCCTGCCCCGTGCTGGTGGTGTGTGGCGCAGCCGACCAGCTCACGCCGCCCGAATGTTCTGCAGAGATCGCGGCACTGGTGCCCGGCGCCGAGCACCACCTGCTGCCCGACAGCGGCCACATGCTGACCATGGAGCAGCCCGAGGTGGTGACCGGCTTGCTGGTGCAGTGGCTGGCCCGCAGCGGGTGGATGTGA
- the panC gene encoding pantoate--beta-alanine ligase produces MLIARSIADLRQALAPYRRPAFVPTMGNLHEGHISLVRQAQPLGDVTVASIFVNRLQFLPHEDFDSYPRTWEADCAQLQAAGCDVLFAPRETDLYPEPQTFKVHPDPRLADMLEGHFRPGFFVGVSTVVMKLFACVLGQTGGTAVFGRKDYQQLMVIRHMVRQFALPIEIVAGETCRAADGLALSSRNGYLSLEERQEAVALSQALKRLAQQWLDASDRSALEAQAQDALRARGWAPDYLTVRRRADLLPATADDVAGTLVALGAARLGSTRLIDNLEF; encoded by the coding sequence ATGCTGATTGCCCGCTCGATTGCCGACCTGCGCCAGGCCCTGGCCCCCTACCGCCGCCCGGCTTTTGTGCCCACCATGGGCAACCTGCATGAGGGGCACATTTCCCTGGTGCGCCAGGCCCAACCCCTGGGCGACGTGACCGTGGCCAGCATCTTTGTGAACCGCCTGCAGTTCTTGCCCCACGAGGACTTTGACAGCTACCCCCGCACCTGGGAGGCCGACTGCGCACAACTGCAGGCCGCCGGATGCGATGTGCTGTTTGCCCCGCGCGAGACCGACCTCTACCCCGAGCCCCAGACCTTCAAGGTGCACCCCGACCCGCGGCTCGCCGACATGCTCGAAGGCCACTTCCGCCCCGGCTTTTTTGTGGGTGTGAGTACGGTGGTGATGAAGCTGTTTGCCTGCGTGCTGGGCCAGACTGGCGGAACGGCGGTTTTTGGCAGGAAGGACTACCAGCAGCTCATGGTGATCCGCCACATGGTGCGGCAGTTTGCGCTGCCCATCGAGATCGTGGCGGGCGAAACCTGCCGCGCGGCCGATGGCCTGGCGCTGAGTTCGCGCAACGGCTACCTCAGCCTGGAAGAACGCCAGGAGGCCGTGGCCCTGTCGCAGGCCCTGAAGCGGCTGGCGCAGCAGTGGCTGGACGCCAGCGACCGCAGCGCGCTGGAGGCCCAGGCGCAAGACGCGCTGCGCGCGCGGGGCTGGGCGCCCGACTACCTCACGGTGCGCCGCCGGGCGGACCTGCTGCCCGCCACGGCCGACGATGTTGCAGGCACGCTGGTAGCGCTGGGTGCTGCGCGGCTGGGCAGCACGCGGCTGATTGACAACTTGGAGTTCTGA
- the panB gene encoding 3-methyl-2-oxobutanoate hydroxymethyltransferase, whose product MTATSPVSATPYGTLPPASPLPQRRLVSLPRLAQMRAAGEKITMLTAYDATFAAVADAAGVECILVGDSLGMVCQGLPSTVGVTLDTMAYHTASVARGLHRVQGTAWLVADLPYGTYAESREQALRSACVLMQAGAHMVKLEGGGWTAPTVEFLVQRGVPVCAHLGLTPQTVHALGGYRVQGKTDDAARTLRKEAHELQDAGAAMLVLEMVPATLAADLTAELPHCHTIGIGAGNGTAGQVLVLHDMLGMNLGKMPKFVHNFMQDAGSVRGAMEAYLQAVKQGRFPDNAVHAW is encoded by the coding sequence ATGACCGCCACCAGCCCTGTTTCTGCCACGCCCTACGGCACGCTGCCGCCTGCATCGCCCCTGCCCCAGCGCCGCCTCGTGAGCCTGCCGCGCCTGGCGCAGATGCGCGCAGCGGGCGAAAAAATCACCATGCTCACCGCCTACGACGCCACCTTTGCCGCCGTGGCCGATGCGGCGGGGGTGGAATGCATTCTGGTGGGCGACTCGCTGGGCATGGTGTGCCAGGGCCTGCCGAGCACGGTGGGAGTGACGCTGGACACCATGGCTTACCACACGGCCAGCGTGGCGCGCGGCCTGCACCGCGTGCAGGGCACGGCCTGGCTGGTGGCCGACCTGCCCTACGGCACCTATGCCGAAAGCCGCGAACAGGCGCTCCGCAGCGCCTGTGTGCTGATGCAGGCCGGGGCGCACATGGTCAAGCTCGAAGGTGGCGGCTGGACCGCGCCCACAGTGGAATTCCTGGTGCAGCGCGGCGTGCCGGTGTGCGCCCACCTGGGCCTGACGCCACAGACGGTGCACGCGCTGGGCGGCTACCGCGTGCAGGGCAAGACCGACGATGCCGCCCGCACGCTGCGCAAAGAGGCGCATGAACTGCAGGACGCAGGCGCCGCCATGCTGGTGCTGGAGATGGTGCCCGCCACACTGGCAGCCGACCTCACGGCCGAGCTGCCGCACTGCCACACCATTGGCATCGGCGCGGGCAACGGCACGGCCGGGCAGGTGCTGGTGTTGCACGACATGCTGGGCATGAACCTCGGGAAGATGCCGAAGTTCGTCCACAACTTCATGCAGGACGCGGGCAGCGTGCGCGGCGCCATGGAGGCGTATCTGCAGGCCGTGAAGCAAGGGCGCTTCCCGGACAACGCTGTGCACGCCTGGTGA
- the nadC gene encoding carboxylating nicotinate-nucleotide diphosphorylase — protein sequence MRDNDVDALAQADVARALAEDVGTGDLTAGLIDPARRARARILARETAVICGAPWAEAALRALDPTVQITWHVAEGQRCAPDQVVLEMEGQARALLSAERTALNFLQLLSAVATKTRTYVDVVAGTRAQIVDTRKTIPGLRLAQKYAVRVGGGTNHRIGLHDAVLIKENHIAAAGGVTAVLRAAQAVAAQATFIEIEVETLEQLTEALNAGAKMVLLDNMPLPMLREAVRINAGRAILEISGGVTLDGLRELAETGVDRISIGTLTKDVKATDFSMRLQELA from the coding sequence ATGAGAGACAACGATGTAGACGCCCTGGCCCAGGCCGACGTGGCCCGCGCCCTGGCTGAAGACGTGGGCACTGGCGACCTTACCGCCGGCCTGATCGACCCCGCCCGCCGCGCCCGTGCGCGCATCCTGGCGCGCGAAACCGCCGTGATCTGCGGCGCCCCTTGGGCCGAAGCGGCCTTGCGCGCACTCGACCCCACGGTGCAGATCACCTGGCACGTAGCAGAAGGCCAGCGCTGCGCCCCCGACCAGGTGGTGCTGGAGATGGAAGGCCAGGCCCGCGCACTGCTGAGCGCCGAGCGCACCGCACTCAACTTTCTGCAGCTGCTCTCGGCCGTGGCCACCAAGACCCGCACCTATGTGGATGTGGTGGCTGGGACCCGCGCTCAGATCGTGGACACGCGCAAGACCATTCCCGGCCTTCGCTTGGCGCAGAAATACGCCGTGCGCGTGGGCGGCGGCACTAATCACCGCATTGGCCTGCACGATGCGGTGTTGATCAAAGAGAACCACATTGCAGCCGCCGGTGGCGTGACGGCGGTGCTGCGCGCCGCACAGGCCGTGGCCGCGCAGGCGACCTTCATCGAGATCGAAGTCGAAACCCTGGAGCAACTGACCGAGGCGCTGAACGCGGGCGCCAAGATGGTGCTGCTGGACAATATGCCGCTGCCCATGCTGCGCGAGGCCGTGCGCATCAATGCAGGCCGGGCCATTCTGGAAATTTCGGGCGGTGTCACGCTCGACGGCCTGCGCGAACTGGCCGAGACCGGCGTGGACCGCATCTCCATCGGCACGCTGACCAAGGACGTGAAGGCCACCGACTTTTCGATGCGCCTGCAGGAGCTGGCATGA
- the nadA gene encoding quinolinate synthase NadA: MSTATLNRIDVEYEQPDEAASGAVCSTKHAWARVPPEPSQAERAALKDKIRRLLKEKNAVMVSHYYVHPDLQDLAEETGGLVSDSLEMARFGRDHAAQTLVVSGVRFMGETAKILSPEKTVLMPDLDATCSLDLGCPIDEFSAFCDQHPDRTVVVYANTSAAVKARADWLVTSSCALDIVSALKAAGQKILWAPDRHLGAYIQRETGADMVFWNGACIVHDEFKALELELLKQQHPAAKVLVHPESPADVVALADAVGSTSAILKAAREMDATEFIVATDNGMMHKLRTLNPAKTFYEAPTAGNSATCKSCAHCPWMAMNGLADVARVLETSANAVHVDPALIPRARQPIDRMLAFTAALKNGQPTGALVPHLGAA, translated from the coding sequence ATGAGCACCGCGACCCTGAACCGCATCGACGTCGAATACGAGCAGCCCGACGAGGCGGCATCGGGCGCCGTCTGCTCCACCAAACACGCCTGGGCGCGCGTGCCGCCCGAGCCCTCGCAGGCAGAGCGTGCGGCGCTGAAAGACAAGATCCGCCGCCTGCTCAAGGAAAAAAATGCGGTCATGGTGTCGCATTACTACGTGCACCCGGACCTGCAGGACCTGGCCGAGGAAACCGGTGGCCTGGTGAGCGACTCGCTGGAGATGGCCCGCTTTGGCCGCGACCACGCGGCGCAGACGCTGGTGGTGAGCGGCGTGCGCTTCATGGGCGAAACGGCAAAAATTTTGAGCCCGGAAAAGACCGTGCTCATGCCCGACCTGGATGCCACCTGCTCGCTGGACCTGGGCTGCCCCATCGACGAATTCAGCGCGTTTTGCGACCAGCACCCCGACCGCACCGTGGTCGTCTATGCCAACACCAGCGCGGCCGTGAAGGCGCGTGCGGACTGGCTGGTGACCTCCAGCTGCGCGCTCGACATCGTGAGTGCGCTCAAGGCGGCAGGCCAGAAAATTTTGTGGGCGCCCGACCGCCACCTGGGCGCCTACATCCAGCGCGAAACGGGCGCTGACATGGTGTTCTGGAACGGCGCCTGCATCGTGCACGACGAGTTCAAGGCGCTGGAGCTGGAGCTGCTCAAGCAGCAGCACCCCGCCGCCAAGGTGCTGGTCCACCCCGAAAGCCCCGCCGACGTGGTGGCTCTGGCCGACGCCGTGGGCTCCACCAGCGCCATCCTCAAGGCTGCGCGCGAGATGGATGCCACCGAGTTCATCGTGGCCACCGACAACGGCATGATGCACAAGCTGCGCACGCTCAACCCTGCCAAGACGTTCTACGAAGCCCCCACGGCGGGCAACAGCGCCACCTGCAAGAGCTGCGCGCACTGCCCCTGGATGGCGATGAACGGCCTGGCCGATGTGGCGCGGGTGCTGGAAACCAGTGCCAACGCCGTGCATGTGGACCCTGCCCTGATCCCGCGTGCGCGCCAGCCGATTGACCGCATGCTGGCCTTCACGGCGGCGCTCAAGAACGGTCAGCCCACCGGCGCACTGGTGCCCCATTTGGGCGCTGCCTGA